The genomic region GCTTCAAATTCTGTTTCATAGGGATTTTCATAGAATAATAAATCTGTAGGTGGGAAATTAAGCTCTATTTCTGTCTTTTCTTCTTGAGCTTCTAATTCATGCTCATTTGCAACTAAAGTATAGAAATTATCAGGGACATTTACCTTAAAGCCCATTTTTTCTGCAATTTCCTTCGCTGTTTCAGGCGGAATTCCATGAGATTCATAAAGCTCTTTAAGGATTTCGAATGGCATTTCATCCTTATTTTTCTTTTTGAGTTTTTTCACACTTCTTTTAACAAGTTCTCTGCCTTTTGAAACGGTTTTAAGGTATCTTTTATCTTCAAGATTGATAATGTTGAGTATATGTTCCTGATGCTGTTTAATTTCAGGATATGTCTTTGATAAGAAGTCAAGCTGTATTTTCATTATATCTGCTAAAGATTCATTTAACCCAAGATCTTTAATGAACCTAATTGTCCTTCTCAAAACTAATC from Methanobacterium sp. harbors:
- a CDS encoding alanine--tRNA ligase-related protein; protein product: MRRTIRFIKDLGLNESLADIMKIQLDFLSKTYPEIKQHQEHILNIINLEDKRYLKTVSKGRELVKRSVKKLKKKNKDEMPFEILKELYESHGIPPETAKEIAEKMGFKVNVPDNFYTLVANEHELEAQEEKTEIELNFPPTDLLFYENPYETEFEAHIIGTYENNVILDQTFFYPEGGGQPSDTGYLKIRGEKIKVYHAEKIDNIVLHSVNEEDIEKVHPYKGQII